CTGGGTTCTGTATTTCCCTCTTTCATTATAGTTCTCAATGCAATCAAGAAAAATACACCAAGCAAAAGATAAGATATAACTGTCAGAGCCAAGCCACCCCATACGAATTCGTTTTTCAACAAACCGAAAAGGGAAGGTAACCCCAAGAAAAGGCCGGCAAGCAATGAAAATATGATAACTTTTTTCATGCTGAGTTTTTGCCTGACTGATTTCAAAGCACTCATGATGAAAAGTAACAACATTGCAAGCAAAGGTGCTAACAGATATTTTAGGAAGAACAGAATTAATGGTTTCATTATACTGATATCTTTTTACAAGTTTGTGTCATAACCTAAGAAGTTTGTCCCTAATACAAACTCTGTATTTGATTTGACGGTATAAATGATGTCAATGTGTCTGGCAGACACAATGAAGAACGATAAAATGAATCTTACGGCATCCATCTTTTCCTTGAGAACTTTTTCGCTTTCTATATTCTTTTTAAAGCAAAGTTTAGCTTCCACATCATCCAGTTCAGAGGCAAAGGAACCGGAAAGTCCAGAGTTTAAGCCCAATCGGCAAGTTCCCAATGTCCCATATGGAGGCTCTTTGATATTGTGAGATTTATATTTCAAGGATACTTGCATACACAATACCGTATAGAGAACATTCTCTAATGCAGACAAGTTCTCCTTCAAATCTTCTGCCTGGCAAAGGAATAAAAAGAGTCGGTATTTCTCGCCTTGTGTCAAAGGTGTTGCCTTTGAATAGAAAAGCGAAGAGACATTCTGCAAGATACGATTGGCGTAAGGACTGTTAAAAAGGTCCAAGCTTCGTTTGAAAATACTGACGCCATCCTTGAAAAATGCTGTGTCAAAAGGTTGAAAGAATTTGATAGTCTTTTCCTCTTTCTTTCGGTTAGCACGCATGGCTGCCACAATTTCATTGTTGGTCATGCCAGGTGAACTCAGCGAAATAGGATGAAAAAGAAACTCTGGAAGTTGATGGTAAATGCCATTACGAGCAAGGTGAAGGACGATTTGTACCTTGGATGTTCCTGGCAAATCTTCTGTTTGAGTATCAAGAACATCCTGTGATAGAACACGACGGTTCATTCCATGGTTATGGACGATGAGTTTATCCAAGAGAGTCTCTCCGGAGATAAACTGAAGTTCTCTGAAAAAGACTTCGGCAAGGAGTTTGCCCGCCTCACTTTTCGAGAATTCATTGACAGCTACTCTTTTGTTGATATTCATATCCGTTCCCATTGCAAATTCCCTTCCTTATAGGCAACAAGCACTCGGTCACCCTGTTTGATCATTTCGGAAACAATCAGTTTCGAAATAGTCTTTTTCAGGTAGGTTCTGATAACGCCGGCTATGGGGCGTGCACCATACTGTGGTGAAAAGCCTTTTTCTGTCAGGTAAGAAATGGTTTCGGGCGCCAAGTCTACCTGAATATTCTTTTGGTCAAGCAACTGTTTTTGGAGACGTGAGAACTGAAGCATAAATATTTCTTGTGCCACAGACTCTGTGATTGGTGAGAAAGGAACTATTTCTGTCAGACGACCAAGAAATTCTGGACGAAAGTATTTCGACATAACTTCTATGAGTTCATTGGACTTGGGTTGATGTCCTTCTTGTATCTGTTGGGCTATCCATTGGCTGCCAATGTTTGAAGTGAATATAATGATTGAATTTGAGAAATCGCCCTCGCGTCCCAGTTTATCGTGTATTTTTCCTTCATCCATCATTTGGAGGAACACATCATATACACTGCTGTGTGCTTTCTCAATCTCATCGAACAACACCACAGAGTATGGTTTCTGTCGGATTTTCGTAACCAGCAATCCACCCTCCTCATAGCCTACATAACCAGGAGGAGCTCCGTAAAGCAGTGCTGCAGAATGCTCTTCTTTAAACTCCGACATATCAAAACGAATCATGGCAGAATCGTCATCAAAGAGAAGTTCGGCAAGCGATTTGGTAAGTTCTGTCTTCCCCGTTCCTGTCGGACCGAGAAAGAAGAAAGAACCGATAGGCTTCTTCGGGTCGCTTAATCCACTACGTGATTCGATAATGGCATCGGCAAGAGTGGTTATCGCTTTGTTTTGTCCTTTGACGCGTTCGCACAGTTTCGTTTCAATTCCCAGCAGGCGATCTTTCTCCTGTGCTTGTATCTTTCCTATGGGTATTCCTGTATCGCCGGCAACGACTGCTTCCACCTCAAGTGGAGAAATAGCTTGTATGCCTTTGGCTGAAACTTCTGCAAGTTCTTTCAATATCAGCCCTATTTTCTCTAATTTCTGTTGAGTAGTATCTTCATCGGTAAGGATGAAATTGTCTACTATCTTGGAGATAAGTACAACACTGATTTTGCTGAAGATAGTGTGATAAAGCAAATGCAAATCACGATCTTTCACTTCTTCTATTGGCTGCTTGCAATACTTTTGGTAGGTCTCAGTCAATTGCGTTATGGTTTCTTGAGCATTCTTGTTGCTCAATCGTACAGAAGCTGCCGTACTGTCAAGCAAGTCTAATGTAGATGCAGGTTGACTTTTCTCCTTATAATATCTATTTGCCAGACTACAAGCACTATCAATGGCTTCCTCTGTGACCGCCAAACTGTAATGCGCCTGCAACTGTGTTTTATGTTCTAAGAGCGCACTTTTAAGGATATTGGGCTCTAATTGTTCTACATTAATAACATTCAACCGATTAACTATCGGATGCTTCTCAATGTGTTTCCTGTATGCGTCTGTTGATAAGAGCATCACCAGAGTTACTGTTCCTTCGCTAATCTGTGCATCAAGAATATTGATAAGCGAAGTGGCATTGGAAGTATTGCCGTTTTCTAAAAGCATCTGTAAATCATCAATAACCAATACAGCCTTCGTCTTAGACGGGTTGAGTTTCTGTAATAAGGCGGTTATCTTTTGTCCCACTTCGGCTTCGGAAGAAGTCTGTGCTAAGATTTTTGGTGTATTCAAATTAACGAGGGCTGTTTGATTTATCAACTCGTCTTTATTAGAAGCCACCTCATGCGCCAATGCTTTCACGATAGCAGTTTTTCCGATACCAGGCGCACCCACGAGCAGAACAGCCTTGTTTTCAGCCCGTTCTAAATTTTCGAGGATGAGTCTCACTTCTTTGCTGCGCCCGATAATCGTCTTTCCTTCTTCCAATATTTCCGGTCTTTTTAAGTCGGAAGCATATTGGATAGACGAGGGCATTTCTTGTTCTTCACCTATGGAAAAGGGAGATGCTCCCGCATTGAAATAATCCAGGATGTCTTCTTCTGAAACTCCGAGTCCTTCTATTTGCTGATGCGAATATACGACACCGTCTCTTACAATGGCAGTAAACACACACAAGGCGTCTACGTAATCTGTTCCCAATTTTATTTTGGAACGTTCGGCTTCGTCCAACACAAGCTTTACTTCTCCATCAGCAATGATGTCCGATGCCTCATTGCCAGACGAGATGTACATTTCCTTATGGGTATCGAACCAATCCATAATGTATGCCACATCTTTCTGCATGGATGTCAATATCTCTCGCAGGCCTGTTTGTTCTGTCATCATTGCCGTAGCAAGATGGGCAACACCATAAGAATGGTGCTTGTCTTGCCGTGCCATAGCCTTTGCTAATTTGATGGCAGCTAAAAGACTTGTACTATAATTCTGTTCGTTCATTCGAATGACACTTTATAAGGTATTTTACTAATGGAGCGTTTTGCCAGTTCTTTTTCAAGGAAACGTGCGGTTGCAACGAAATCATCCGGCTCATTTTCCTTTCTTTGCTTCATTTTTATCTTTATCTCCGTGGTTCGTACAATTCCCTTTCGCACGTCAGGAGAAATAGCAACACCATCGCGTATGTCAATATCTTTAATCGAGCCGCCTAACTTGTGGAAGATGTAACTACGCACATCCTCTTGTGTTACGATGCGGTTTCTGCTTAGCATCCCATAACGCAGGCTGTTAATTAAATCCTGTTCATCTTTATGGTTGGTGCCCTGTTTGGTTGTGGTCTGGAAATGGAGCCCGGCATTTAAAAATTTACCTTGAGAATCTTGAATCAGAAGCGCTCTTGCGTCCAAGCCATTGGCCACATTTCCAACTGTAGTCCAATACCTCACCTCTGCACCTTCTACATCCTTAGGAGGATAAACCAACACAAATGCTTTATGTTTATCTCCTTGCTGAACCATATCATGGACAGTCTTATCCATTTCTTCTATCTTTTGATAGACTTCACTGAGTTGAGAACTAATCCGTTTCGTAGATACCCCTTTGAAGGCATTCTCATCTTCCCTTAGCAATTGCATCAGCCTAACAATAAGACTACGGGCATTGTCAGAATGGAATTTTTCGAGGTTACCGAAATACATGCTGAAAGCTTCAATGGGATTTTCTTCAGAATGATTTCTTATGTCTGTGTAGTATCTTCCTCTGCTGTCTTGTAGATTTTCTATATGCAGGAAATGGGTATCATCGTTGCATGGAAGAGCAACGATAGAACCGTCTTTTAAGAAATCGTGTTTTTGAGTAACCAGTTGTCTGTTAACAACAGGGAAAGTATTCGTCAGAAATCTTATTTTCTCAAAATTCACATTGAACAGTGTGCTGGGGAATTGGAGTCTGAACCAGCAGAGGCTTTCTTGATTTTTATCTGTTTCGTCGGCTCTCCATGCCCTCGGT
The nucleotide sequence above comes from Segatella oris. Encoded proteins:
- a CDS encoding AAA family ATPase, translating into MNEQNYSTSLLAAIKLAKAMARQDKHHSYGVAHLATAMMTEQTGLREILTSMQKDVAYIMDWFDTHKEMYISSGNEASDIIADGEVKLVLDEAERSKIKLGTDYVDALCVFTAIVRDGVVYSHQQIEGLGVSEEDILDYFNAGASPFSIGEEQEMPSSIQYASDLKRPEILEEGKTIIGRSKEVRLILENLERAENKAVLLVGAPGIGKTAIVKALAHEVASNKDELINQTALVNLNTPKILAQTSSEAEVGQKITALLQKLNPSKTKAVLVIDDLQMLLENGNTSNATSLINILDAQISEGTVTLVMLLSTDAYRKHIEKHPIVNRLNVINVEQLEPNILKSALLEHKTQLQAHYSLAVTEEAIDSACSLANRYYKEKSQPASTLDLLDSTAASVRLSNKNAQETITQLTETYQKYCKQPIEEVKDRDLHLLYHTIFSKISVVLISKIVDNFILTDEDTTQQKLEKIGLILKELAEVSAKGIQAISPLEVEAVVAGDTGIPIGKIQAQEKDRLLGIETKLCERVKGQNKAITTLADAIIESRSGLSDPKKPIGSFFFLGPTGTGKTELTKSLAELLFDDDSAMIRFDMSEFKEEHSAALLYGAPPGYVGYEEGGLLVTKIRQKPYSVVLFDEIEKAHSSVYDVFLQMMDEGKIHDKLGREGDFSNSIIIFTSNIGSQWIAQQIQEGHQPKSNELIEVMSKYFRPEFLGRLTEIVPFSPITESVAQEIFMLQFSRLQKQLLDQKNIQVDLAPETISYLTEKGFSPQYGARPIAGVIRTYLKKTISKLIVSEMIKQGDRVLVAYKEGNLQWERI
- a CDS encoding type VI secretion system baseplate subunit TssF, which produces MIDKRQQEIKERISRYAMDMWGISDPTQMDPVIDLLLDVFAYNSNRLYQDLELSDAAILHRLARLLVPHKWSLPFPAHALMTVNPASTEIHALSIEDRFQTNRMIFSKGLIPITFTPLAAYPLVQAQVKSLAFGDKLYTYFDDGRKIGSIFPKEKDEEDDNSVWVGIKIFEETLSSIDTLTLCILPEDERLSPFIKDIQVYDTDNNSIHTYSPQFSLPEKEKYHYFDDINDYYADNYITIDIANHSKRESLCCTIIPRAWRADETDKNQESLCWFRLQFPSTLFNVNFEKIRFLTNTFPVVNRQLVTQKHDFLKDGSIVALPCNDDTHFLHIENLQDSRGRYYTDIRNHSEENPIEAFSMYFGNLEKFHSDNARSLIVRLMQLLREDENAFKGVSTKRISSQLSEVYQKIEEMDKTVHDMVQQGDKHKAFVLVYPPKDVEGAEVRYWTTVGNVANGLDARALLIQDSQGKFLNAGLHFQTTTKQGTNHKDEQDLINSLRYGMLSRNRIVTQEDVRSYIFHKLGGSIKDIDIRDGVAISPDVRKGIVRTTEIKIKMKQRKENEPDDFVATARFLEKELAKRSISKIPYKVSFE